Proteins found in one Corynebacterium zhongnanshanii genomic segment:
- a CDS encoding GNAT family N-acetyltransferase codes for MIIRNATLEDIPYITDIYNEAVENGTAIWDEVVVGVDNRTEWWRKRTGEGFPMFVVEDDDANSPTHGEVVGYATYGRFRPYQGYRYSVEHSIYIRSDQRGKGIAVPLMEKLIDRAREGGQHVMVAAIEASNKPSIGLHEKLGFEHVGHMKEVGIKFGEWLDLVLLQLKLNDDPAPGAKQSDERHAVPQRDEAAE; via the coding sequence ATGATCATCCGCAATGCCACCCTAGAAGACATCCCCTACATCACCGACATCTACAACGAAGCCGTCGAAAACGGCACCGCCATCTGGGACGAAGTGGTTGTCGGCGTGGACAACCGAACCGAATGGTGGCGCAAACGCACCGGCGAAGGGTTCCCGATGTTTGTCGTAGAGGACGACGACGCCAACAGCCCCACTCACGGAGAAGTGGTCGGTTATGCCACCTACGGCCGCTTCCGCCCGTACCAGGGGTACCGCTACTCCGTAGAACACTCCATCTACATCCGCTCCGACCAGCGCGGCAAAGGCATCGCGGTCCCGCTCATGGAAAAGCTGATCGATCGCGCGCGGGAAGGCGGACAACACGTCATGGTTGCCGCCATCGAAGCCAGCAACAAGCCATCCATCGGACTCCACGAAAAGCTGGGCTTTGAGCACGTCGGCCACATGAAAGAGGTGGGCATCAAGTTCGGAGAATGGCTGGACCTGGTGCTTCTGCAGCTCAAACTGAACGACGACCCAGCCCCCGGAGCGAAGCAAAGCGACGAACGCCATGCGGTGCCCCAACGCGACGAAGCGGCTGAGTAA
- a CDS encoding LGFP repeat-containing protein: MHSMRGCIATLMVCAVLVCMGASVNAQEHTVSNDATGDAAGVVEDANIHTVSPGREGLVPGEAGFGDNVIDNHAGAGWVPTVDPKSRVVVGGMRSDREEIPGGFSKEQADRAEVQEAAERQGVGFRGVGQDCRTYWPSPYKVCGAIREKYDQLGGPQSFLTWPKSDELGVPDGVGRRSEFVNGFIYWHPTTGAHPVTTHFSAVWARNGWEAGRMGYPVSDEYGLGDGVGRRQDFQRAHVFGSLAGLASVEGRIFDRWVEIGAEGGPLGYPVADEAGTPDGQGRFSDFLGGKIYWTPHTGAWEVTGLHLLEWANEGYEKGRYGYPVGPVGDIERMEATQPFQNGNIRQYVPGSANVGADLSQLFTWNIEED; this comes from the coding sequence ATGCATAGCATGCGCGGGTGTATCGCAACACTAATGGTATGTGCTGTATTGGTGTGTATGGGGGCATCGGTCAACGCTCAAGAACATACAGTTTCCAATGATGCAACAGGAGACGCTGCAGGGGTGGTTGAGGATGCCAATATTCATACCGTCTCCCCGGGTCGTGAGGGGTTGGTGCCTGGTGAGGCTGGTTTTGGGGATAATGTGATTGATAATCATGCTGGTGCGGGGTGGGTTCCTACTGTTGATCCGAAGTCTCGGGTTGTGGTCGGTGGGATGCGTTCTGATCGGGAGGAGATTCCTGGGGGTTTTTCGAAGGAGCAGGCGGATCGGGCTGAGGTGCAAGAGGCTGCTGAGAGGCAGGGTGTGGGTTTTCGTGGGGTGGGGCAGGATTGTCGGACGTATTGGCCAAGTCCTTATAAGGTCTGTGGTGCAATTCGGGAGAAGTATGATCAGTTGGGTGGGCCGCAGAGTTTTTTGACGTGGCCGAAGTCGGATGAGTTGGGTGTTCCGGATGGTGTGGGGCGTCGGAGTGAGTTTGTGAATGGTTTTATTTATTGGCATCCGACTACTGGAGCGCATCCGGTTACTACTCACTTTTCTGCTGTGTGGGCGCGTAATGGTTGGGAGGCTGGTCGGATGGGGTATCCGGTCAGTGATGAGTATGGTCTTGGTGATGGTGTGGGGCGTCGGCAGGATTTTCAGCGGGCTCATGTGTTTGGTTCGTTGGCGGGGTTGGCGTCTGTTGAGGGGCGGATTTTTGATCGGTGGGTTGAGATTGGTGCTGAGGGGGGTCCGTTGGGTTATCCGGTTGCTGATGAGGCGGGTACTCCTGATGGGCAGGGAAGGTTTAGCGACTTTCTTGGTGGGAAAATCTATTGGACTCCGCATACTGGTGCCTGGGAGGTAACTGGATTACATCTGCTGGAGTGGGCCAATGAGGGATATGAAAAAGGCCGCTACGGCTATCCAGTGGGGCCAGTGGGTGACATTGAGCGAATGGAGGCAACACAGCCATTTCAAAACGGGAATATTCGCCAGTACGTTCCTGGTAGCGCAAATGTGGGCGCTGACCTAAGTCAATTATTTACCTGGAATATTGAGGAAGATTAA